Below is a genomic region from Caldisericum sp..
TGTCTCTTTCCCCTCAGATTCAGTTGGTTCTACCATAATTGTTTCCTGTGCATAGGGCTCGAAGTGAGGGAAGTATATTGTCGGTGGATGGAATCCATAATCTATAAGCCTCTTTGCAATGTCGAGTGTCTTAACGCCGTATTCCTTGTAATCTCTACCTGTAAGGACGCATTCATGCATACAGAATCTATCGTAGGCAGGTCTGTAATAACTCTTGAGCCTTGCAAGGACATAGTTTGCATTGATGACGGAGGCTTCTGAAACCTCTTTCAGTCCACTTGCACCCATTGTGAGAATCCATGCATATGCCTTAACAAGGACGGTAAAGTTCCCAAAAAATGCCTTTACCCTTCCGATTGATTTTCGAGGTTCTTCAAGTCCAAAGTATTTCCCGCAATTACAAACTAATGGGGAGGGCAAAAACTCTATAAGATTTTTCTTTACGCCAACAGCACCTGCACCAGGTCCGCCTGAGCCGTGAGGTGTTGAGAAAGTTTTGTGCAAATTGAGGTGGACGATATCAAAGCCTGCATCCCCAGGACGCACAATTCCAAGAAGGGCGTTTAGATTTGCGCCATCGTAATAAAGAAGCCCACCCTTAGAGTGAACAACCTCTGCGATTTCAATGATTTGCCTTTCAAAGAGTCCTACCGTATTCGGGTTTGTGAGCATTATACCTGCAGTATCCTCATCCATTTTTGCCTTAAGGTCATCGAGATCAACATTCCCAACCTCGTTTGACTTAACCTCCACGACTTTAAAGCCAGCCATTGCAGAGGATGCTGGGTTTGTCCCGTGGGCAGAATCAGGGATAAGCATTTTGCTTCTCGGTTTGCCCATATCCTCAAAGTACTTTCTCATTATGAGGACGCCCACAAGTTCGCCATGTGCACCTGCAGAAGGCATAAGAGTAAACCTGTCCATCCCTGTGATTTCCTTAAGTGCTTCTTCGAGTTCATACATAAGCCGAAGGTTCCCCTGAACAAGTTCAAGAGGTGCAAGTGGGTGCGCATTTATGAAGTTATCAAGCGTTGCGAGGTACTCGTTTACTTTTGGATTGTACTTCATTGTGCAACTTCCCAGCGGATAAAATCCATCGTCAACGCCGTAATTGAGTTTTGAAAGTTTTGTAAAGTGCCTTACAACATCGACCTCGGAAACCTCAGGTAGTTCTTTCTTTTTAGAAGAAATAGCATATTGTGGGATAAAGTCCGTAGCTGTTCCTTCAAAGTCATCTTTTCTTAAGGAGTATCCTTTACGCCCTTTTACGCTTTTTTCATATATGAGTTTCATATTCTCACCTTCCCAGGGCATCAACAATCTTATCAAGGTCTTCTTTGCTAAAGACCTCTGTTACTGCAAAAAGGTATGAATCTACAAGGTCTTCAAAGTAATTTGAAAGTTTTAGCGGAGGAACCACATCTATTTTCAAAAGCCTCTCTTTCATCTCTTCCTCTGTCAAATCTGTATTAAGAACAAACTCATTAAAGAACGGGTAATCAACGCCTTTAAAGTGAGGCGTCTCTAAGAGTTTCTTACGAAGGTAGTGTGCAGCCTTTGTATTATACAAAGCAACCTCATAAAGCCCCTCTTTTCCAAATAGCGATAGATAAGCATCAATTGCGTAAAGATTCAAATTGTGGCTTGTACAGAGGTTTGAAGTTGCCTTTTCTCTCTTTATGTCCTGCTCTCTTGCCCTGAGTGTCATTACAAAAGCACGTTTCCCATTTCTATCGACAGTTTCCCCTGCGATTCTTCCAGGAAGTTGCCTTACAAATTCCATTTTCGTTGCAAGATAGCCGTTATATGGACCTCCGAAATTGAGGTCGATGCCAAAGGATTGTGCTTCACCTGCAACAATATCTACACCGAGTTCCGCAGGGCTCTTTAAAAGGGCAAGGCTAAGGCTTTCAGTAACAACCTGCAAAAGAAGTGCCTTTGATTCGTGCACAACTTTCGAAAATGCTTCTACATCTTCGATACCTCCGAAGAAATTGGGGCTCTGTATCACAACCACAGCAGTCTCGCTATTGAGAATATCTTTCAGTTTTTGTAAGGAAGTCAAATTATTATCGTAAGGAATTTCTACGATTTCGGTTTTATGTGGAGCAGTGTATGTCCTTATCGTTTCAAGATACTGAGGGTTAAGGAGCCCTGAAACAACGACCCTGTTCTTACCTGTTAGTCGCATTGCCATAAGGACTGCTTCTGCTGTTGCAGAGGCACCATCGTAAATGGATGGAACAACTGCATCAAAACCTGTAAGCCTTCCAAGGTGCGTTTGCACCTCAAACATCGTTTGGAGAGTTCCCTGGGCAAGTTCCGGCTGATATGGTGTGTATGCAGTGTAAAATTCCTCTCTTGAAAGAATCGTCCTTATGACAGATGGCACAAAATGCTTGTAACTTCCAGCACCGACTAAGGGCTTCAAGGAAGCAAAATCTGCGTTTTCTTTCTCGATTGAGCGGATGTACGAAATGAGTTCATCTTCCGAAAGGGGACCTTTAATATTCAAGTCTCCCTTGAATCGTAATGACTCTGGAATATCTTTTATGAGTTCCTCAAATGAGGAAACGCCAATAGTCTTAAGCATTTCCTCCAGTTGTTCTCTTGTATTAGGAATGTATTTCATAGGCTATTCTTTTCTGTACTCTTCGTATCCTTTTGCATCCATTAACTCTTTTAACTCTTCAGGATTTTCCATTTTGATTTTGAAGAGCCATCCTTCACCATATGGATCTTTATTAAGAAGGGAAGGGTCAGAAACCACAGCTTTATT
It encodes:
- the gcvPB gene encoding aminomethyl-transferring glycine dehydrogenase subunit GcvPB — its product is MPWEGENMKLIYEKSVKGRKGYSLRKDDFEGTATDFIPQYAISSKKKELPEVSEVDVVRHFTKLSKLNYGVDDGFYPLGSCTMKYNPKVNEYLATLDNFINAHPLAPLELVQGNLRLMYELEEALKEITGMDRFTLMPSAGAHGELVGVLIMRKYFEDMGKPRSKMLIPDSAHGTNPASSAMAGFKVVEVKSNEVGNVDLDDLKAKMDEDTAGIMLTNPNTVGLFERQIIEIAEVVHSKGGLLYYDGANLNALLGIVRPGDAGFDIVHLNLHKTFSTPHGSGGPGAGAVGVKKNLIEFLPSPLVCNCGKYFGLEEPRKSIGRVKAFFGNFTVLVKAYAWILTMGASGLKEVSEASVINANYVLARLKSYYRPAYDRFCMHECVLTGRDYKEYGVKTLDIAKRLIDYGFHPPTIYFPHFEPYAQETIMVEPTESEGKETIDEFIDAMIKISEEAKTNPQLLKEAPHTTYVSRPDEVKATKEPILTYKGK
- the gcvPA gene encoding aminomethyl-transferring glycine dehydrogenase subunit GcvPA; the encoded protein is MKYIPNTREQLEEMLKTIGVSSFEELIKDIPESLRFKGDLNIKGPLSEDELISYIRSIEKENADFASLKPLVGAGSYKHFVPSVIRTILSREEFYTAYTPYQPELAQGTLQTMFEVQTHLGRLTGFDAVVPSIYDGASATAEAVLMAMRLTGKNRVVVSGLLNPQYLETIRTYTAPHKTEIVEIPYDNNLTSLQKLKDILNSETAVVVIQSPNFFGGIEDVEAFSKVVHESKALLLQVVTESLSLALLKSPAELGVDIVAGEAQSFGIDLNFGGPYNGYLATKMEFVRQLPGRIAGETVDRNGKRAFVMTLRAREQDIKREKATSNLCTSHNLNLYAIDAYLSLFGKEGLYEVALYNTKAAHYLRKKLLETPHFKGVDYPFFNEFVLNTDLTEEEMKERLLKIDVVPPLKLSNYFEDLVDSYLFAVTEVFSKEDLDKIVDALGR